A single Amphiprion ocellaris isolate individual 3 ecotype Okinawa chromosome 1, ASM2253959v1, whole genome shotgun sequence DNA region contains:
- the LOC118470750 gene encoding uncharacterized protein LOC118470750, whose protein sequence is MANYRTKLRKSGHEDVAINGGKRSRGNPTGEASGKNIKRPKRCEANYLPNLHGHDETSLENARKILVEEMKKKQPNGTLISQLMDQTFPLRRQEIVKKEPAVQDMVNRWPGLFTERQVFAEFNRIANKNLQGDFFQALDQHTPRFIELFKSKKGTVGQKLSEFMEQISWATADITGLCSLVLKGISILLGDDSSEFYRSCYEMEKDEVQQSITVGVLTVIYEGPVQGPSTVHVHTHSPAIVLEGNIVMDNTDNFPQAVCLVFGLIYALHLDYLKRMANTLNFMLAVMLGLGNKTLSPKLITLKNILLG, encoded by the exons ATGGCCAATTACCGCACAAAGCTCAGGAAATCTGGACATGAAGATGTAGCAATCAATGGTGGTAAAAGAAGTAGAGGCAACCCAACAGGAGAAGCATCAGGCAAAAATATCAAACGACCAAAAAGATGTGAAGCAAATTATCTCCCTAATTTACATGGACATGATGAAACAAGCCttgaaaatgccagaaaaattCTTGtggaagaaatgaagaaaaaacaaccaaatggcACCCTGATCTCACAGCTGATGGACCAGACATTCCCACTGCGCAGACAAGAGATCGTGAAAAAGGAGCCTGCTGTACAAGACATGGTTAATCGATGGCCAGGACTCTTCACAGAGAGACAG GTGTTTGCTGAATTCAATAGGATTGCTAACAAGaacctccagggagacttcttCCAGGCTCTAGATCAACACACCCCACGATTCATTGAGCTCTTCAAGTCAAAAAAAGGAACTGTTGGACAGAAACTGTCTGAGTTTATGGAGCAGATCAGCTGGGCG ACAGCAGACATTACTGGGCTGTGCTCACTTGTCCTGAAAGGCATCTCCATCTTACTCGGTGACGACTCCAGTGAGTTCTATAGGTCATGCTAT GAAATGGAGAAAGATGAAGTACAACAATCTATCACAGTCGGTGTGCTCACGGTTATCTATGAAGGCCCAGTGCAAGGTCCAAGCACTGTGCATGTTCACACCCATAGTCCTGCCATAGTCCTCGAAGGGAATATTGTGATGGACAACACTGACAACTTTCCTCAGGCAGTTTGCCTGGTCTTTGGCCTTATCTATGCCTTGCATTTAGATTACCTTAAAAGGATGGCAAATACGCTGAACTTCATGCTTGCAGTCATGCTAGGGTTAGGGAACAAGACCCTCTCTCCGAAACTGATAACTCTAAAGAACATTCTGCTGGGTTAG